In Prosthecochloris sp. GSB1, the following proteins share a genomic window:
- a CDS encoding DUF2795 domain-containing protein, whose translation MYWNLDMARYIADAPWPATRDELIDYVNRTGAPQAVIDNLYELPESDELYESLEEIWPDYPTDEDFCYGDEESLH comes from the coding sequence ATGTACTGGAATCTGGATATGGCAAGATATATTGCCGATGCACCATGGCCTGCGACCAGGGACGAATTGATCGACTATGTAAACCGGACCGGAGCTCCTCAGGCAGTGATCGACAACCTCTACGAGCTTCCGGAAAGCGACGAACTCTACGAAAGCCTCGAGGAAATCTGGCCTGACTATCCCACTGACGAGGATTTCTGCTACGGCGACGAAGAATCTCTGCATTAG